In a single window of the Streptacidiphilus sp. P02-A3a genome:
- a CDS encoding DNA-3-methyladenine glycosylase, with protein MDTTHRRRAAVSLHLPARQPFDFAASLAFIGSFPAMTGQQGTSGTALTLALRENATTMAARLTSATEGSGLDCELTADGPIDGPTARAAADRLGHYLGLDDDLSPLYAAARHDPPFQRVVDRLYGYHQVKFPSPFELLCWAILCQRVPMPVARTMKRALVEAVGNRIERDGRVLWAFPEAAQLAALDEDELAALIGNRRKAAFLYGATRRWLDLDEGFLRTGDHGAVRARVLELPGIGPWSASFLLIRGLGRMEHIGYDREQARAAARIYGHPVDEPEFRRLADGYRESQGYWAHYLRVGS; from the coding sequence ATGGACACGACCCACCGGCGCCGGGCCGCCGTCAGCCTGCACCTCCCGGCGCGGCAGCCGTTCGACTTCGCCGCCTCGCTCGCCTTCATCGGCTCCTTCCCGGCGATGACCGGGCAGCAGGGCACCTCGGGCACGGCGCTGACGCTGGCACTGCGCGAGAACGCCACCACCATGGCCGCCCGGCTCACCAGCGCGACCGAAGGCAGCGGACTGGACTGCGAGCTGACGGCGGACGGCCCGATCGACGGACCGACCGCCCGGGCCGCCGCCGACCGGCTGGGCCACTACCTCGGCCTGGACGACGACCTGTCGCCGCTGTACGCCGCCGCCCGGCACGACCCGCCGTTCCAGCGGGTGGTCGACCGGCTGTACGGCTACCACCAGGTCAAGTTCCCCTCGCCGTTCGAGCTGCTGTGCTGGGCGATCCTGTGCCAGCGGGTGCCGATGCCGGTGGCCAGGACCATGAAGCGGGCACTGGTGGAGGCCGTCGGCAACCGGATCGAACGGGACGGCCGGGTGCTGTGGGCCTTCCCGGAGGCCGCACAGCTGGCGGCGCTGGACGAGGACGAGCTGGCCGCCCTGATCGGCAACCGGCGCAAGGCCGCCTTCCTGTACGGCGCCACCCGCCGCTGGCTGGATCTGGACGAGGGCTTCCTGCGCACCGGAGACCACGGCGCGGTCCGCGCACGCGTCCTCGAACTGCCCGGCATCGGCCCCTGGTCGGCGTCGTTCCTGCTGATCCGGGGGCTCGGCCGGATGGAGCACATCGGCTACGACCGGGAGCAGGCCCGCGCCGCCGCACGGATCTACGGACACCCGGTCGACGAGCCGGAGTTCCGCCGACTCGCGGACGGCTACCGCGAGTCGCAGGGCTACTGGGCGCACTACCTGCGGGTCGGCAGCTGA
- a CDS encoding YafY family protein, translating into MKADRLLSIMLLLQTRGRVTAEELAERLEVSVRTVYRDVEALSTAGVPVWTERGRNGGIRLLAGYRTDVTGLTNDEARALFVLTADGTHDALGLGGAIGSALRKVMAALPAPYRADAERTSERILVDPARWRAAAPTAVELAELQRAVFADRRLELRYRHSGGTEPHAYTVDPYGLVSKAGVWYLVADRDGAPGLFRADRVRSATTSTEPVRRRRGQGLAEVWSVLRDQVERGSEEVLVRCRVRRARLDMFLRLQSAHLLGAPGQPAPGADWATVDLGFPALPAVRALLAHGADVEVLHPPEARTELATAAAEVAALYARAATGDSR; encoded by the coding sequence ATGAAGGCCGACCGGCTGCTCTCGATCATGCTGCTGTTGCAGACCCGGGGCCGGGTCACGGCCGAGGAGCTGGCCGAACGGCTGGAGGTGTCGGTCCGCACCGTGTACCGGGACGTCGAAGCGCTCTCCACGGCCGGTGTCCCGGTGTGGACCGAGCGCGGACGCAACGGCGGCATCCGGCTGCTGGCCGGCTACCGCACCGATGTGACCGGGCTGACCAACGACGAGGCGCGGGCCCTGTTCGTGCTCACCGCCGACGGGACGCACGACGCGCTCGGCCTCGGCGGCGCCATCGGCTCGGCCCTGCGCAAGGTCATGGCGGCGCTCCCGGCCCCGTACCGCGCGGACGCCGAACGCACCAGCGAACGGATCCTGGTCGACCCGGCCCGCTGGCGCGCCGCCGCGCCCACGGCCGTCGAGCTGGCGGAGCTCCAGCGGGCCGTCTTCGCCGACCGCCGACTGGAGCTGCGGTACCGCCACAGCGGCGGTACCGAGCCGCACGCCTATACCGTCGACCCCTACGGCCTGGTCAGCAAGGCCGGGGTCTGGTACCTGGTCGCCGACCGGGACGGCGCGCCGGGGCTGTTCCGAGCGGACCGGGTGCGGTCCGCGACGACCTCGACCGAGCCGGTCCGCCGCCGCCGGGGCCAGGGCCTGGCGGAGGTCTGGTCCGTCCTCCGCGACCAGGTCGAGCGCGGCTCGGAGGAGGTGCTGGTCCGTTGCCGGGTCCGGCGCGCCCGGCTGGACATGTTCCTGCGGCTACAGTCCGCCCACCTGCTCGGCGCACCCGGGCAACCGGCCCCCGGCGCCGACTGGGCCACCGTCGACCTGGGCTTCCCCGCGCTACCCGCCGTCCGCGCCCTGCTCGCCCACGGCGCCGACGTCGAGGTCCTGCACCCACCCGAGGCCCGCACCGAACTCGCCACCGCGGCGGCCGAGGTGGCCGCCCTCTACGCCCGCGCGGCCACCGGCGACAGCCGCTGA
- a CDS encoding nuclear transport factor 2 family protein — protein MDPDLRTRAAIEEHWQASERGDTETEHAIYAADAILDYPQSGERFRGRATIAAQRGGHPANRHFTVRRITGGGDLWVSECVITYDGVPSHTVSIMEFAHGRVVHETQYFADSFDAPGWRTALAEPVRSTDARA, from the coding sequence ATGGATCCCGACCTCCGGACCAGGGCCGCGATCGAGGAGCACTGGCAGGCGTCGGAACGCGGGGACACCGAGACCGAGCACGCCATCTACGCCGCGGACGCGATCCTCGACTACCCGCAGTCGGGGGAACGGTTCCGGGGCCGCGCGACGATCGCGGCGCAGCGTGGCGGGCACCCCGCGAATCGGCACTTCACCGTGCGCCGGATCACCGGCGGTGGCGACCTGTGGGTGAGCGAGTGCGTCATCACCTACGACGGAGTGCCCAGCCACACGGTGAGCATCATGGAGTTCGCCCACGGGCGCGTGGTGCACGAGACCCAGTACTTCGCCGACTCCTTCGACGCGCCCGGCTGGCGGACCGCGCTCGCGGAGCCGGTCCGAAGCACCGATGCCCGGGCGTGA
- a CDS encoding glycosyl hydrolase family 18 protein — protein sequence MSSVAVIGTGIVVAGTVTAGAATTNLVANPGFESGLSGWSCSSNSGTVVSSPVHSGAAALLATPTGQDDAQCSQTISVQPNSPYTLSAYVQGSYVYLGATGTGIASPPSTWTASSPSYSQLSVAFTTGATTTSVTVYVHGWYGQPAYYADDVSLTGPVGSSPPPTTAPPTTAPPTTAPPTTAPPTTAPPTTAPPTTAPPTTTPPGSATCATKPKPAGKVLQGYWENWDGALNGVHPGMGWIPIEDSRIAANGYNVINAAFPVILSDGTVEWQNGMDTNVQVPTPAEMCQAKAAGQTILMSIGGASAGIDLSSSTVADRVVATLVPILKEYNFDGIDIDIETGLTDGTDINTLSTSQANLERIIDGVMSQMPAGFGLTMAPETAYVTGGSITYGSIWGAYLPIIKKYADNGQLWWLNMQYYNGSMYGCSGDSYEAGTVQGFTAQTTCLNNGLVIQGTTIKVPYDEQVPGLPAQSGAGGGYMTPSLVSQSWNAFGGALKGLMTWSINWDGSLGWTFGDNVKALQGR from the coding sequence GTGAGCTCCGTCGCCGTCATCGGCACCGGCATCGTCGTGGCCGGCACGGTCACGGCCGGGGCCGCCACCACCAACCTGGTGGCCAACCCCGGATTCGAGAGCGGACTGTCCGGCTGGAGCTGCTCCAGCAACTCCGGCACGGTCGTCAGCAGCCCGGTCCACTCCGGCGCCGCCGCGCTGCTGGCCACCCCGACCGGCCAGGACGACGCGCAGTGCAGCCAGACCATCAGCGTGCAGCCCAACTCCCCGTACACGCTGAGCGCCTACGTCCAGGGCAGCTACGTCTACCTGGGTGCCACCGGCACCGGCATCGCCAGTCCCCCCTCCACCTGGACGGCGAGCAGCCCGTCGTACAGCCAGCTCAGCGTCGCCTTCACCACCGGGGCGACCACCACGTCGGTGACCGTCTACGTGCACGGCTGGTACGGCCAGCCCGCGTACTACGCGGACGACGTGTCGCTCACCGGCCCCGTCGGCAGCAGCCCCCCGCCGACCACGGCGCCGCCCACCACGGCCCCGCCGACCACGGCCCCGCCGACCACGGCGCCGCCCACCACCGCCCCGCCCACCACCGCTCCGCCCACCACCGCGCCGCCGACCACCACCCCGCCGGGGAGCGCCACCTGCGCCACGAAGCCCAAGCCGGCGGGCAAGGTGCTGCAGGGCTACTGGGAGAACTGGGACGGCGCCCTCAACGGCGTGCACCCCGGCATGGGCTGGATCCCCATCGAGGACAGCCGGATCGCCGCGAACGGGTACAACGTCATCAACGCCGCCTTCCCGGTGATCCTCTCGGACGGCACCGTCGAGTGGCAGAACGGCATGGACACCAACGTGCAGGTGCCGACCCCCGCTGAGATGTGCCAGGCCAAGGCGGCCGGGCAGACGATCCTGATGTCGATCGGCGGTGCCAGCGCGGGCATCGACCTGAGCTCAAGCACCGTCGCCGACCGGGTCGTGGCGACCCTCGTCCCCATCCTCAAGGAGTACAACTTCGACGGAATCGACATCGACATCGAGACCGGCCTGACCGACGGCACCGACATCAACACGCTCTCCACCTCCCAGGCCAACCTGGAGCGCATCATCGACGGCGTGATGTCCCAGATGCCCGCGGGCTTCGGCCTGACGATGGCCCCCGAAACCGCGTACGTCACCGGCGGCAGCATCACCTACGGGTCGATCTGGGGCGCCTACCTGCCGATCATCAAGAAGTACGCCGACAACGGGCAACTGTGGTGGCTGAACATGCAGTACTACAACGGCAGCATGTACGGCTGCTCGGGCGACTCCTACGAGGCCGGTACCGTCCAGGGCTTCACCGCGCAGACCACCTGCCTGAACAACGGCCTGGTCATCCAGGGCACCACGATCAAGGTGCCCTACGACGAGCAGGTACCCGGTCTTCCGGCCCAATCCGGCGCGGGTGGCGGGTATATGACGCCGAGTCTGGTCAGCCAGTCGTGGAACGCCTTCGGTGGTGCGCTGAAGGGGCTCATGACCTGGTCGATCAACTGGGACGGCTCGTTGGGTTGGACCTTCGGCGACAACGTCAAGGCACTGCAAGGCCGTTGA
- a CDS encoding NtaA/DmoA family FMN-dependent monooxygenase (This protein belongs to a clade of FMN-dependent monooxygenases, within a broader family of flavin-dependent oxidoreductases, the luciferase-like monooxygenase (LMM) family, some of whose members use coenzyme F420 rather than FMN.) encodes MTGAGGTSETYDLAIDPTRSTLDTAVRVAGLAEAARFDALFTADLLSFDAQGAIGSQEPLVFVSALSQVTSRIGLIATVSSTFHHPYNLARLFGTLDHVSNGRAAWNLVTSSVGEENFGPGELPSPEQRYARAAETLEVVNALWDSWEPDALTADADGRAVLHRERVHPIHHSGEFFTVAGPLNIPPLPQRRPVQIQAGQSEAGTALGARYAEIVFTSLPTLDIATDFTRRIRAQARQLGRAEGLPLIFSSLHATYGASEAEARRRVRERREAIDFDAGRTLVADMLGGGVDLSDLALDKPLPESLLPNVASVNRRRGRVDIFSGYARQGYTLRELVIAAQDTGHWAAAGTPEQLADAVEERFRAGVLDVIGIHGLADPELHDFAVNGLLHELRKRGIVADDYTGDTLRENLGLRLPPPVPRASHGA; translated from the coding sequence GTGACCGGAGCCGGGGGGACGTCGGAGACCTACGATCTGGCGATCGATCCGACCCGCTCCACCCTCGACACCGCCGTCCGGGTGGCCGGCCTCGCCGAGGCGGCGAGATTCGACGCGCTGTTCACCGCCGACCTGCTCTCCTTCGACGCCCAGGGAGCGATCGGTTCGCAGGAGCCGCTGGTCTTCGTCTCGGCCCTGAGCCAGGTGACCTCCCGGATCGGACTGATCGCCACCGTCTCCAGCACCTTCCACCATCCGTACAACCTGGCCAGGCTCTTCGGCACGCTCGACCACGTCAGCAACGGGCGGGCCGCCTGGAACCTGGTCACCTCGTCCGTCGGCGAGGAGAACTTCGGCCCCGGCGAACTGCCGAGCCCCGAGCAGCGCTACGCGCGTGCCGCGGAGACCCTGGAGGTGGTCAACGCGCTGTGGGACAGCTGGGAACCGGACGCGCTCACCGCCGACGCCGACGGAAGGGCGGTGCTGCACCGGGAACGGGTGCACCCCATCCACCACTCCGGCGAGTTCTTCACCGTGGCGGGCCCGCTGAACATCCCGCCACTGCCGCAGCGCCGCCCGGTGCAGATCCAGGCCGGCCAGTCCGAGGCGGGAACGGCCCTGGGCGCCCGCTACGCCGAGATCGTCTTCACCTCGCTGCCCACCCTCGACATCGCGACCGACTTCACCCGCCGGATCCGCGCCCAGGCACGGCAGTTGGGCCGCGCCGAGGGGCTGCCGCTGATCTTCAGCTCGCTCCACGCCACCTACGGCGCCTCCGAGGCGGAGGCCCGGCGACGGGTCCGCGAACGGCGCGAGGCGATCGACTTCGACGCGGGCCGCACCCTGGTCGCCGACATGCTCGGCGGAGGGGTCGACCTCTCGGATCTGGCGCTCGACAAGCCCCTGCCGGAGAGCCTGCTGCCCAACGTCGCCTCGGTGAACCGCCGCCGCGGCCGGGTCGACATCTTCAGCGGCTACGCCCGCCAGGGCTACACCCTGCGGGAACTCGTCATCGCCGCCCAGGACACCGGCCACTGGGCCGCCGCGGGCACCCCCGAACAACTCGCCGACGCCGTTGAGGAACGCTTCCGGGCGGGCGTCCTCGACGTGATCGGCATCCACGGCCTGGCCGACCCCGAACTGCACGACTTCGCCGTCAACGGCCTGCTGCACGAACTGCGCAAGCGGGGGATCGTCGCCGACGACTACACCGGCGACACTCTCCGCGAGAACCTGGGCCTGCGACTGCCGCCGCCGGTTCCCCGCGCCTCTCACGGGGCCTGA
- a CDS encoding ABC transporter substrate-binding protein, translating to MSEEIPNTSAAEDLSPEQPSLVEANVDLDAAQGVSRRRALTLGGVGLGVVAAAGLGSWAFIRSDKKDTAAAGGLTVTKSWAGRELAVTAPSGVCDAPLIVAYEQGFFRRAGLNVVLRKTGTDEDVTAAVGSGKYVATNGIFFNFLGPIYNGTPVKLSGGLHHGCLDLYVRDDGSVPTIASLRGKRIGVSNLQGSATNFFSLDLLDAGINSSPAAKQVEWVVIEQDLLPEALQEKKVDAIATAGGYLPIIQGVKAGWARELSNNRNLSRNASYPCCAVALNEEFVSQDPVTAAKLVNAWAQGSRWAGANLQQTARIESEKHYIPDTPANILPVLQTLTFDPSPRNLQQDLEPGIQKFIHTGFLPADTNAQALADKVFVNLGLNF from the coding sequence ATGAGCGAGGAAATCCCGAACACCTCCGCTGCCGAGGATCTCTCACCCGAGCAGCCCAGCCTCGTCGAGGCCAATGTGGACCTCGACGCCGCCCAGGGCGTCTCCCGCCGCCGCGCGCTCACCCTCGGTGGCGTCGGCCTCGGCGTCGTCGCCGCCGCGGGTCTTGGCAGTTGGGCTTTCATCAGGAGCGACAAGAAGGACACCGCCGCGGCCGGGGGCCTCACGGTCACCAAGTCCTGGGCCGGGCGGGAGCTGGCGGTCACCGCCCCCAGCGGGGTCTGCGACGCCCCGCTGATCGTCGCCTACGAGCAGGGCTTCTTCAGGAGGGCCGGGCTCAATGTGGTGCTGCGGAAGACCGGTACGGACGAGGACGTCACCGCGGCCGTGGGCTCGGGCAAGTACGTCGCCACCAACGGCATCTTCTTCAACTTCCTCGGCCCGATCTACAACGGCACCCCGGTCAAGCTCTCCGGCGGACTGCACCACGGCTGCCTCGACCTCTACGTCCGCGACGACGGCTCGGTGCCCACCATCGCCTCGCTCAGGGGCAAGCGGATCGGCGTCAGCAACCTGCAGGGCTCCGCGACCAACTTCTTCTCCCTCGACCTGCTCGACGCGGGCATCAACTCCAGCCCCGCCGCCAAGCAGGTGGAGTGGGTGGTCATCGAGCAGGACCTGCTGCCGGAGGCGCTCCAGGAGAAGAAGGTCGACGCCATCGCCACCGCCGGCGGGTACCTGCCCATCATCCAGGGTGTGAAGGCAGGTTGGGCGAGGGAGTTGTCCAACAACCGCAACCTCAGCCGCAACGCCTCCTACCCGTGCTGCGCGGTCGCCCTCAACGAGGAGTTCGTCAGCCAGGACCCGGTCACCGCCGCCAAGCTCGTCAACGCGTGGGCGCAGGGCTCGCGCTGGGCGGGGGCCAACCTCCAGCAGACCGCGCGGATCGAGTCCGAGAAGCACTACATCCCCGACACTCCGGCGAACATCCTCCCGGTGCTGCAGACGCTCACCTTCGACCCGTCGCCGAGGAACTTGCAGCAGGACCTCGAACCGGGCATCCAGAAGTTCATCCACACCGGCTTCCTCCCGGCGGACACCAACGCCCAGGCGCTGGCCGACAAGGTGTTCGTCAACCTGGGGCTGAACTTCTGA
- a CDS encoding ABC transporter permease, which yields MAAPDLTVTAAPAPSGPGPAAPAARTTVQGAARIHAALEKVAHPLRINPVLVSAGILAWIGFGAITQYAPDSSKLPMSDAAAVHATTAFTATAGLVVAGLAVLAWALSATRGRLGAQATARLAHGSAWLFGAALWGIFWEISTAKTQLLSTPYFAAPQEILYHLWTDRVILSESLGNSLQLLGLGFVLGLLAGLTTGVVIGWWQQANYWVHPVLMFLGPVPTLAWVPVIFVLFPSTYSGAVFLIAVSVWFPITVLTRAGVVSIPRSYYDVTQTLGARSWFLLLRVALPAALPSIFTGAFMALGASFVSLTVAENFGVNSGLGWYLNWQKGWGDFPALYAGIVVLVGVCGLLLTLLFRLRSWALRWEKELTRW from the coding sequence ATGGCAGCCCCGGACCTCACCGTCACCGCCGCCCCGGCCCCGAGCGGGCCGGGGCCGGCGGCCCCCGCGGCGCGGACGACCGTCCAGGGCGCGGCGCGCATCCACGCGGCCCTGGAGAAGGTCGCCCATCCGCTCCGGATCAACCCCGTCCTGGTCAGCGCGGGCATCCTGGCCTGGATCGGGTTCGGCGCGATCACCCAGTACGCGCCCGACAGCTCCAAGCTGCCGATGAGCGACGCCGCCGCGGTCCACGCCACCACGGCGTTCACCGCGACCGCCGGGCTGGTCGTCGCCGGACTGGCCGTGCTGGCCTGGGCGTTGAGCGCCACCCGGGGCCGCCTCGGCGCGCAGGCCACGGCCCGCCTGGCGCACGGCTCGGCCTGGCTGTTCGGCGCGGCGCTCTGGGGGATCTTCTGGGAGATCTCCACCGCCAAGACGCAACTGCTCTCCACGCCCTACTTCGCCGCGCCGCAGGAGATCCTCTACCACCTGTGGACGGACCGGGTGATCCTCTCCGAGAGCCTGGGCAACTCGCTGCAACTGCTCGGTCTCGGCTTCGTGCTGGGCCTGCTGGCCGGCCTGACCACCGGCGTGGTCATCGGCTGGTGGCAGCAGGCCAACTACTGGGTGCACCCGGTACTGATGTTCCTCGGCCCGGTGCCCACGCTGGCCTGGGTGCCGGTCATCTTCGTGCTGTTCCCCAGCACCTACTCCGGCGCGGTGTTCCTGATCGCGGTGAGTGTCTGGTTCCCGATCACGGTGCTGACCCGGGCGGGCGTCGTGAGCATCCCGCGTTCCTACTACGACGTCACCCAGACGCTGGGGGCGAGGAGCTGGTTCCTGCTGCTGCGGGTGGCCCTCCCGGCGGCGCTGCCGTCCATCTTCACCGGCGCGTTCATGGCCCTCGGCGCCTCGTTCGTCAGCCTCACCGTCGCGGAGAACTTCGGGGTCAACTCCGGCCTCGGCTGGTACCTCAACTGGCAGAAGGGCTGGGGCGACTTCCCCGCCCTCTACGCCGGGATCGTCGTCCTGGTGGGCGTCTGCGGGCTGCTGCTGACCCTGCTGTTCCGACTGCGGAGCTGGGCGCTGCGCTGGGAGAAGGAGCTGACCCGATGGTGA
- a CDS encoding ABC transporter ATP-binding protein, with protein MVTTTQAGAAIDIRNVTQAFRTGSTDLPVLDDVSLSVEPGEFIALVGPSGSGKSTLIRLLAGLDRPLFGSVHVDGNAVTGPDPSRALVFQDPTLLPWRTVRGNVAIGPQARRARGTAKARIDEALALVGLTDFADAWPAQLSGGMAQRAALARALVNDPSVLLLDEPLGKLDALTRRVLQGELMRLWRERGFTAVLITHDVSEALALADRLVVLSPRPARIREVVEVGLDRPRDQSAPEFVSLRARILALLDEEATTEPDELQETR; from the coding sequence ATGGTGACCACCACCCAGGCCGGAGCCGCGATCGACATCCGCAACGTCACCCAGGCGTTCCGCACCGGTAGCACCGACCTTCCCGTCCTCGACGACGTCTCGCTCTCGGTGGAGCCGGGCGAGTTCATCGCGCTGGTCGGACCGAGCGGCTCCGGCAAGTCCACGCTGATCCGGCTGCTGGCCGGTTTGGACCGGCCGCTGTTCGGCTCGGTGCACGTCGACGGCAACGCCGTGACCGGCCCCGATCCCAGTCGGGCGCTGGTCTTCCAGGACCCGACGCTGCTGCCCTGGCGTACGGTCCGCGGCAACGTGGCGATCGGCCCGCAGGCCCGGCGCGCCCGTGGCACGGCCAAGGCCCGGATCGACGAGGCGCTGGCGCTGGTCGGGCTGACCGACTTCGCCGACGCCTGGCCGGCCCAGCTCTCCGGCGGCATGGCGCAGCGTGCCGCGCTCGCCCGCGCGTTGGTCAACGACCCCTCGGTGCTGCTGCTGGACGAACCGCTGGGCAAGCTCGACGCGCTCACCCGCCGGGTGCTCCAGGGCGAGCTGATGCGGCTGTGGCGGGAACGCGGGTTCACCGCCGTGCTGATCACCCACGACGTCAGTGAGGCGCTGGCCCTGGCCGACCGGCTGGTGGTGCTCTCCCCGCGCCCGGCCCGCATCCGCGAGGTGGTCGAGGTGGGCCTGGACCGGCCGCGGGACCAGTCCGCGCCGGAGTTCGTCAGCTTGCGGGCGCGCATCCTCGCCCTGCTCGACGAAGAGGCCACCACCGAGCCGGACGAACTCCAGGAGACCCGATGA
- a CDS encoding YcnI family protein, which translates to MTPYPARAKRLLLTVLAAAVLVLGLAVPAGAHVTVASSSSKGGAEAVLTFTVPVESDTAHTVGLTVYLPTTDPFTEVLSAPVPGWTVKLTRTALSTPLKDDDGDTVTSAVTRVTWTATGDGLAPGQFGQFALSVGPLPKSGTLYLPAVQSYSNGTTVDWVQQAEGGAEPAHPAPSVVIAPEPSGAVTAAVGAAPAPSGDGWGTGLGVAGIALALIAGGVGGAALSRARRPAPRPPVESDAGLTRTPS; encoded by the coding sequence ATGACCCCGTACCCGGCCCGCGCGAAGCGGCTGCTGCTGACCGTGCTCGCCGCCGCCGTACTGGTGCTGGGCCTGGCCGTCCCGGCCGGCGCCCACGTCACCGTGGCGTCGTCCAGCAGCAAGGGCGGTGCCGAGGCCGTGCTCACCTTCACCGTCCCCGTCGAGTCGGACACCGCGCACACGGTCGGGCTGACCGTGTACCTGCCCACCACGGACCCCTTCACCGAGGTCCTCAGCGCGCCCGTCCCCGGCTGGACCGTGAAGCTGACCCGGACCGCGCTGTCCACCCCGCTGAAGGACGACGACGGCGACACCGTCACCTCGGCCGTCACCCGGGTCACCTGGACCGCCACCGGCGACGGCCTGGCACCGGGTCAGTTCGGCCAGTTCGCGCTCTCGGTCGGCCCGCTGCCGAAGAGCGGCACGCTCTACCTGCCCGCCGTGCAGAGCTACTCGAACGGCACCACCGTGGACTGGGTCCAGCAGGCGGAGGGCGGCGCCGAGCCCGCGCATCCGGCGCCGAGCGTGGTCATCGCCCCGGAGCCGTCCGGAGCCGTGACCGCGGCGGTGGGCGCGGCCCCGGCCCCCTCCGGCGACGGCTGGGGGACCGGCCTGGGCGTCGCCGGGATCGCGCTGGCCCTGATCGCGGGCGGGGTCGGCGGCGCCGCCCTCAGCCGGGCCCGGCGGCCCGCTCCGCGGCCACCGGTGGAGAGCGACGCGGGGCTGACCCGCACACCGTCGTGA